The Coffea arabica cultivar ET-39 chromosome 2c, Coffea Arabica ET-39 HiFi, whole genome shotgun sequence genome includes the window TCATGTTAGTTGTCGTATATCTTTGTAACTAACACAAAACTGATATTTCGTGATTATAACCCCTATCGAGAAAGAGATGCTTTGCTATATATCCTAAATCATAcaataaattataattaattgCTTGCTCAATGTGAAAGCCTCATGATCATAAGAACCGAAATTCTACTAGCAATGATTTTTTCAAGTATGCTAATTGTTCAAATCTCACTTATATGATAAGATAATGTGGTGAATTGCCCTCATAGCGAGATCAAATTCAAACTAAATAACAAATTTTAATATCCCTAAAGTGCATGAGCAGATATAAATAGGTCTTTTATTATACTAGGTTAGATGCAAAGTAGTTGATCGTATcttataattatgttttattgcatattatatttttttaactcaaaatgtaacttatgattttttaaatttaatatcacataataaaattatcatacttcaattcttatactagaaaacgccaaataattattattaaccATCTTTAATTATAGGCATTAAACTCCCACGCGTGTGCTTTTCCCCCTAGTTCATACCTATATAATGGTAAGTAGTAATTGCATGGGCAATTACATGCCGATTAAGGCTCAACATATTGAAGAGTTAGTACTGAACTAAGCAGAAGATCAAAGTTTATCAGAAGCTAATTGATTTGATTCATGTGGGAGTTTTGCGAGTGCATGCTTTGGTTTTTGGTTTTTAACtatttttggtgatttgttTTTTGGGGAATTTTGGCTTCTATGACATGAGAATGGGAAATTTTGAGaaacttccaaaaaaaaaaatttttgtacatatctcaatttcattttttttggcttATGAGATTTGTTTCTTCACATTTCAAAGCAATTTCTTGACCCCCTGTTGTCCTTTTTAGCATCCAAAGTCTATCCATGGTTGAAACAAGCACCATTAATTTAGGCAAGCTCCACTCTgggaatttttgtgaaaaaatataGTACAACACTTTTTTTTAGGATGCAAAGTCTATGAGTTAAAACAATAGTTGAGATCCGCATGAAAGGAATATTCTTCAAATGCCCATATAGTTCTTTCGTAGAAAAGAAGGCCTTGTACAAAATAGAACTCTATTAACATACAAATTCTGGCTTCCTTTCCGAGCTTGTCATCATAAGAGTTGGTAACAAGAGACAAAACGCATTATTCCCAGGTGATATCAAGTCAGCAATTGTCTGAACTCTAGATAAAAGATAATTGATTGGAAAACTAACTACGAACGATTGATGATTTCAGCTTTAGCAGTTTAGGTGAAAGAAGAAAATTATTCTACACCATCTTTTCTCCCATCTCCACATTCTTTGCTCCGCCGCTCCCTTTATGCCCGCTGCCCTCAAGCTGCTTTTCCTTTCTGAACATTGCAAACAACGAATAAGCATAGATAAACAATTATGTGCTTCCAGTAACCTTATTTTGTTCATATTCtgtaacaacaaaaaaaatttattttctgaCTCAATCATTGTCTCTCGTATTGACCTTGGAATCATGAACGACCAAAGTTGTGAACTAAAAGATATATCAAAAGTTGTGCCAGTAGGAAATCAATCTGCACTTTCTAGCATGTATGCACGTATGTTCATCCTACTGATGCCTATGTTTGAATGGTACTGTTGGACTCACTCGTTTCTCTTCTTCCATCTGGGCCTTAATGTAGGAGTAAATCGCAACTCCAGTAATTGCAATTACAGTTCCAATACCAGTTTGTGTGGAAATCTTGTTACCTGCATTTACCCATCAAAGTTAAGTTTTGGCCATGACATTTACTTAAGAGGATCAAGTAAGGCCAAATTTGTGCTTATAAATTACCAAAGACCAAGATTGTGAAACCAATCACAAATACACGTTTCAACACATTTCCAACTGCATGAGTGAGCGGTGCCACTCTCTCAAGGGTATTTGTTGCTATCTGGAagtgaaaaagaaaaccaaacaGTTATTCCTCATCAGAGAAAGGATAATCGTAATACAGAGCAGAAAATCAATGGTTTGCTACTTGCTAGCTTGGACAGCCCAAAATCAGAATTTATACCTGATTGTATAGGTGGTAAAACATTCCCACCCAAAAGAGATCTGAGATGAACTTTGTCAGTCCCACTTTGGCAATTGCATCACTAAACCCAGTCTTAACCAGCGTAGGCCCCTCAAGCTGTTAACAATATAACAGGGTGAAGGGGAGCAAGAAAAGGGGTATATATGATGAAACAAATGCTTCCATTATTCTCTAGTTATAGATGAACTCACGATTATGGCTGGTGGTATGCAGCAAATAAGCGCAATGATGGAAATGTAGGCATACAAATTAGTACTGTCCATATCAGTCTGCAAAAAATGAAGCAGTTCTTATCAAACAACCCCAAGAAAAGAACACTAATTGGCTTCCTGCTTTACGAGCAAGTTGCCGTCTAAATTAGAGGCATAGCAAGAAACACAACCATAGCTTTCTTCGAATATATGCTCCTGTAGGTGAAGGAAATGTTAGAAATCATAGCACTGATGAACCCAGTCCAGTTGAAAGACAGCTCAGTCAGTGATGCCATTGACACACCTGCACCAAACCATAACTTAGATTTCAAGTGATAAGAAAAAGTTGCATAGCTCTAACCTCATATCTTTGAATATTCCAAGTCAAGAGACGGAACAAATTAAAGATTCTAAGGACAATATGATCCATTCCTAACCCATTTCAGAGACTTTAGTACTCTCTACTGAATCCATTTGCCTTAGTGTAATCTGTAACATTGACTTGGTTGGGAAAGAAGTGATAGTTGACCATTAAACAGGTTCAATGACCAGAACAACTCACACTAAACATCTGGCTTCCAAAGCACAGAATGACCATTCAAGTCAAGAGCAGGGCTTACCAAGGACAACTGGAGCCAATGACAGCCACAGCGTTAAGGGTATCTGTTGCCCAAGTACAAACTGAGAAGCAGCAGCATTGAAGAAAGGCTCAAGTGCTAagacaaaataaaacaaaaccgACAAAAAGAGATCAAAACAAAGAAATTCATTCAAGAAACAACTGAAAATCCCATGTAATATAATATGTGTTTAATATTAAATATCACCTTTAATGGTATGGGTAAAGGAGACAGCAACTGCTGCAAATGAAACATTGCTCGTTATGTGGCCTATTGCATGACAAATAGCAACAGGAATGAGGAGCTTCAGGAGGTTCGAGTCAATAGGCTGCAAGCACAGTGCAATACTTAATTATGAGAAAATTTGGAAGCAAAATTTACATTAAATTTATCTTCAATCAGTGGCAGCAAGTGTTccataataaaaaatttgaatggAGATTGTGATAATACAACCATCCATAAACATGATCAAACAGTGCAAGATGGAAGCAGATTAATGAACATATGATCAAACAGTGCAAGATGGAATACAAATTGTGAATGCATTCAATTATTTTTGTTCCTGATAGGCTATCAAGAGAAAATAGCATCTTCTGTGGCATAGTTCTTAAACAAGTAGTTACTAGTTAGAGACACCAATATATCAATTCAATCCGTAGTCTAGCTAATTATGCCAATAAGAGTTAATTGGTTAAAGGACAAATTTTGATGCATTAACGAAACTCTATTTTAGTTTACACTTATCAACGTGAACCcaaagataaaatttaaaacaaaagacaTGGGTAACGAGGACTTGTTTCCCATAAAAAAAATACGAAAACAACTAGAAATACCAAGAAATCACAGTAATTAAGGTTATAATCACAAATTCaatgaaatatacaaatatTATTGCTACTGTCAAAAAAATTACGAACCATATTACGTTCTTTCTATGAATATTTACATAAAGTGAGTAAAAAAGAGAGAACTTTCTTGAAAATGAGGACCAGTATGAATTTGTGAGCGACCCcggatattaaaattttttttttttaaaaacaagagTAACTAACAGAAAGAGACCATAGACTAAATTTTTCAATGCCATTTATAGTACGacaatatcaaaaaaattaaatcaagttACTGGCaacaattaatttttttctggTCATAAATCAAAAACTTTAAACGGGTGGATCACTTACAGCTCTCTTAGGAAGTCCCACGCCCCAGCTCACCAAGCAGTACACCACCCCAACAAACAAATGTATAACCGAGACGAAACTGGTTAATTAAAAAATGTTAATGcccaaattaaattttttttaaaaaaaaaaaaagaagaagaaaagaaaagaaataaagaactGCTAGATCAATTAAATTATGCAGAAAGTAACTATTGAATAACAAAGTAATTCAAGCTACAAAATACTACGTACTAAGGATAAGGGAAGTAATTGTAGATCTTCTTGTTGAGAATATTGAATATCACGTTGAGGAGATACCTACAAAAGTCGAGGACAATTAAGCCATTTCACCAGGAGCAGTTGACAGTTAAAAAAATCACGGGCAGTTAGTTAAACATGCGCGGGCACTCCCGGCGCACGTTAGAGTAGCATACCacatgaagaagaaaaaaccGGTGACAAGAGCCGGGTATTTCTGCAAGAATCCCACCTTAGCTTCCCTGTAGGCGGTAAAATCGGGTCAGAATAGAAGCAACTGGACGCAATTCGGGTCGGGTTAACGGGTTTGGGGAAATATTATTAGGACAACGGACCTCACCCGCCGGAATCGCTGCCCTCGGCCGGAGAAGAAGCAGCAGTGCGACAAGGACGGAGGAGAGTCTCCCGTTTTGTCACCGGAGATAGTGCCGTCGCCGGCGAAGCTTCGAACAGAATACCTGGGCGGAGTTGTCTTCCCCAAACTAAGTTCCCGCCATCTGCAACTGCTCCGGTGGTGGGTCGAGTAGTGGGGAAGCAGGCGGCGACGGGGGAGGTAGTGGTGGTGGTGAGCCTCCGCAGCCGTGGAAGGCCGTGAATTGTGGTGGAGCCGGAGAGTACGCGAGACTCCATAACGTTTAcagtgagaaagaaagaaagaaagagaatgtATCCTTGTTGTCGAGTGATGGAAGATGATTAATGAGAGttttttgtgagttgaagtGTGTAAGGAGGGGCGGGGTCTAACATGCGCCGATGGGGTGCTATTTCGCGCGGGGAGAAGATGGAAGATGAGCGACACTTAAGTGGTTGCGGTCAGGTGACGAATGAGCGGTCCTCATAATTTGGATTTTCTCTTGGGCttcaaaattaaaatagaaTATTACTACAATAACAGCTGTCTTATTTTTATTGCTGTTTaaagaactttttttttctatatattAATAAAGTAGCCGGCTGCAGTTGTTTTTTAAAATCAATTGATTCTTTACGAgtacttttctttatttaaagGATTACCCTATAATTTTTAGACTTGTGCTATACTAGTACCATTTGTATGCCTTTAGAGTTTTTTCAATGACTGTCAATTGAACACTTGTTATTGTATTTAGTTCGCGTAAAGTTATTATATGAATGCATAGACTCAAATTCATTGTCTAGAATAGTATTTAAGCACTTTCCCtgtttattcaaaaaaaatttcataagACTAAAAGCTTGAGACTTCTCTAAATGAGTAGCTATTTGGTACAAGTGAGAAGTTAAACCCTTCTTTTATTACTCTTTACTTCaagatttttgattttttttacctGAAAATAAAGTTGTTATTTTCTCCCACATTACCATCTATTACAGAGACAAATGTATTTGGTTTAACGAATTATTGGAAGGACAATTTTAGACTACAAATTTAGGAGCTGATTGTGAAAAGTGAATGTCATTATAGTCTGATGATGCTTTAGCAAGCTAAATAAATACACTTTGTCTTATACTTGTTCTATTTTTCATGaccacatttttcaattatttttctaTCTCACATGTATTAAATTGTTACAgtacatttttctataaaaatttcaaaatatagcAATTCAAACTAGACCAATTTTATTGGCATAATCTTGTATAAGAAAGATACTCAATGAGCTCTAAATGTAGTATAAGAATTGAAGTATAACAATTTTATTATGTgatattaaacagaaaaatcataagttacATATTAAGTTAAAAAGTATAATATGCAATGAAACAGAATTATAAGATACAACCAACTACTTTGCATCTaatctaataaaataaaaaacttactTATATGTGCTCATGCACTTTATGGATATTAAAATATATTGTTTAGTTTGAATTTGATCTTGATATATGGGCAATCCACTACATTATCTTGTCATATAAGTGAGATTTGAACAATTAGCATACTTGAAGAAAATCATTGCTAGTGGAATTTCGCTTCTTGCAAATCAAATTATTGAATTTATATTGATTTCAAGGACATATCATTACGAGACCTCCACATTGACCAATCAATCAATAATGATTTATTGtataatttataatatacattaattgTGTCTTAATATTTATATATCATAAGTTTGCAAATAACTAATGAGAAAGgctttagaaaattaagagactTTGATGTTAATACAATTAAATGATTAGAAGGGCTTTTATGTAATTTCACTAAAATACAAGTTGAATTTAGTTGTACCCAATGTTCAATTGGGCATTGAACGCTGGCATGTGTCAAATTTGCCCATAGGTTTAAATATCTAAAAGGACATCTAAGTAATTACAACAAAACTAAATTAGCGATAATGACTTGTATTCAATGCTCTAATTGCACTTCAAATACTCCCATATTCCCAAAATAGCCACACccttgcggttgaaattcaaagaaCATCTTTGCCttaaactcattcttatatagtataagaaaATATGCATAATTTGGTAAAAATCATTGTATTTTTCAAACAATCCTACTTAAAACTCAAGAAACATATGTGGTGATTTAGCTTTCTAAATTTAGTCAGAATGCAAGTGGTGGTCGATGATTTAGGAATATATCTTTCATAcaaagttaaaaataaaaaaaaataccgaGCAATAAATCTTTaaggggataatttcacaaatctCCCCTGAGATATATGACAATTGCGGATAGTATCACCacgtttaaaaaattacacctacctcccTTCATGATGTAAGATGACAAAAGTAACTTAATGACTTACTCAAATTAACACGTCTATGAAGTGATGCAATATTAAAAATAAAGTTAACAAAttgttaagagagagagagagagagagagagagagaaaataaagaagagcAAGAGTGATAGATCCTTTCTTGTTCTAACCACTCAAATCACCTAAATCCAATATTACATAATATTGCATTAATTTGGAAAAGAATTGTAAATTCCTACAAAATTGGGGTTACTTACTCAATTGGTACACAATATATTTTTTGGTTCAACCATGTGAATGTTTTTTTCATCTAAAGGAAGAGATATGAATTTCATAGATAATTTTCTTAAAGTATGTagcaatatatcaagttcaaaattacACAAGAATTTTATTTATAAGGGGAAAAATTGCCTAAGGCCTATATAGGATTATCAATGAGGATATTTTGCTTACATCAGCAAAGTTAACCCAACCTATTTTTTAAGGGAGgtttatttgatattttatatCTAGAGGGTACTCTCTGTAATCTTTGTAAACCataggggaggtttgtgaaattatcccatctGTAAGAGATCGAGGGTATCAAATGGCCGTCCACAAGAGAGACGAATAATTGAAGGCATGGCCTAAAGTGTACATGCTTGGTTTATACAAAAAAATGACGAAATAGGAAGAGTAAAAGCTTGGACTTTCATTTCATGAATTTGCAAATTGAAATGAACGAGTAGGAGATTGGGTTAAGAACCAACAACTCTAGTGGCTATCAAAAAAGTTTTAAAACCCTACTTGAGTGTAGATCAAATGATCAAATTTCTTGACCTGAATTTTTTTGGAGATTTGGTCAGCATGTGCATAGGCACTCATTTGCATCGGTGATAGTTCAATTCCCTTTAGGACTGTTAATAAGGTCAGATCAGCCCGAATTCGGCTCGAGAAAgagcttgatgaactcgatctTTTAGTGAGTTAGTCTGAGTTTGAATCTAAAAAATAGGTCCGAATTAAATATGAGTCGAGCTTGAATCTCATTAGGTTCAAACCCGATATAGGTTCGACATTTaaattacctatatatatataatgatatatataatatttatattttgatattatatataattatatatccaaatatattattactaaatactaaatatatacatattataaaatacaaaaaaacaTTTCAAAACTCTTCTACTAGCTTTCTTAATAGTCAATATTGGTAATACATAACTAAACCTTTAACTTTTTTTATTAGTTAAATACATTGTTGTATTTGCATAatatttgttgattttttttttgtctaaaaatataaattatcaAACATATTTCGATTCAAGTCATAAAGTTAAGAAGAACTTCTAATATTTGAAGATTTATTAACTTATGATTGCATTtgttattactatttttcatgtattttaAAAGAATTAGATATAAATATTATTGAAAAATACTTGATTTACATACTTTTTAAAACCTATTacttgttcatgtttagttttgttttgtagTCTTGTGAATGTTAAATTAGTCATACAACtcaatagttatagtaattacattAAGAAAATTGAGGAGTAAGAAGTGAATTTGGGCTAAACCCGAATAAGGTTCAAAATCCGAATATTTTGTGTGTTAAGTATGATTATTACATTTATTAACCTGAATCTGATGGCTTGAAATCCGAAAGTGTTACAAATTAAATGAGTTAAGTATGAACTTACGAAAGGCCGACTCATATGGGCTGATTGATAGGTCTAATTCCCTTCAAGTTCTTTTTGAATACATCTGTTTGGATCAGTGGtggttcaatttttttcaatttttttttgaactttttcagGTCCCTCCTCTCCTAGTATAGAGTAGGAATGGGTCTAAAATAAATTCTAGCAtgttcggaaaaaaaaaaaaaaaaagagagagagagtcggagATTGGGTTGAGGAGCTGGTTTTGGATTGTGGAGGGACCTTATCTTATCCTCAACCAAGAGCGAGAGGTTTGTATGGGAGGCCTCGTCCTGTCCAATCCTTTTTTAGCTCCCATTTTCAGCACCCTTATCAACACCTCCTCAAATTTTCCCCTTGGAATTGGAATTGTGATGCCCCACAACGCTCGCCGGTCACCATTAGCTGGGATGATGAAATTGTTCAGACTAGACTTTGTTAACAAAAGGAAATGGCTACTTCACGAACTAGTTCATGAAAATTCACCATTAGGACTACAGacctgattttttttaaaaaaaattttctgcgCGCCATTATCAATCTAATTGTTAGACACAGATTCGAAATGTGAATCTGACAGCGAGAAGGACTTTAAAAATCTCATTTGATCGTTGGTCCAACTCCAGTGATTATAAATTTGAAATACTTATTTCACAAGAGTTTGATATGTGAGGATAAGAAAACTGATTTTACAAgagtttctgtttttttttttttagcgcAAAGAACTATATCTATTTTCTTGTTTAGATCTAAATGGTTAGGAAAAAGTCCTTGTCTTTTTTTTATGTCATGTATTTCCTCCGAATACAGGCTTGCATCTACATTGATCTGGTCCATGAATTTGGTATCTTGTCAGATTTCTCTCGTTCAGCATTTACTGGATAAGATTTTGTGAGCCTCTCTTAGATTTTTCTTGACGTGATTTCCTATATTATAGACCACATGCTTATTGTCTTAACCTGTCAATATCTGATCGAGCTATATATGCGGTGCATTCCGATTAACTTgagatcctcggtgacatgttttctatgccaatccAATGTCACCAATAGTATTGTGCCAagtgtcatgttattatttaCCCTTGTGTTAAATCAAGCCAAattaaattattagaaaattaaaatgtaaataataacatgacactTGGTACAACATTATTGGTGGCATTGGGTTGGCATAGAAAATATGTCACCGAGGATCTCAAGTGATTCCGATTTTACTGCATAAAGATCGGATGAAGTACATATGCATCTGAAagattttacttttcttttttttttttttttttgaggtggaCTAAGGTTTTAATAATTGTTATCACATAAAGTGCATCCTGGGGAGAGTAACATTTATTATCTGCTAATATTGCAGATAAGAGCATGCTACCATACTGCAGCAAagatatatgtgtgtgtatgtatatatatatatatatgtatatgtatatatatatatatatgtatgcgcGCGAGCCCGCGCGAGCCAACTTTTGTTTCCTTGgaaatacaaattgaaaatatggggaaaagttaattgataaattacaaTTAAGCTGGAAAAAGGGGAAAGTCTTCAGCCATTGGATGATGGAGCTACTGAATCTAACGACCTTAGAACCTTCTCCCATGGTGCACCACTGCAGAAGCAATGtcgtaaaaaaaatttcaagccCCCGTTCAGCCATGAAAATTTGCTAGACGCATCTTTCCATATGGCCACGAGTAAAAGTGACTGGGCCACTTTCTTTAAATTAACTGAAAGTATTTTAGAAGAAGAACAAAATAAGAAACTTTAGAAAGATTAGCCAATTCGggagaagagaagaaagaaaaaggagaagaaactcttacttgtttttatttttgactaACTGACTATTAAGTTCCCCATTGGAGTGATTCAATCTTATGTTCTCCATTGGAGAAGATTCATCAGTTGTTGTTTGGATTACTTAATTAAAAGTgttatagtttaattaaaagtGTGTTTAAATGTAACAGAAAACCTATTGCCTTTTCATATGAACTTATTCTTATTTTCAACaatgtttgagaaaattatggaattgaacaaaaatttgcaaaatcaaATTGCTTTGTTCAGAAATTTTGAGTTCACATGTAAGTTACttcaaaaaaccaaaaagataaaaattgAAGAATACCTATAGTTGAACTCATATCAGGGTGCAACTCTATGAAAAAGGATTACCATTTTAAAGTTAAAAATAGTAGTGTAATTGGCATACACAGAGAGAAGAGAAGAGGCTTGGGTTTTGGGCAGTTGGTAGTTTTCTTTGTTGCAAGAGACGATCTAGTGGAGGCGGATCGCGATCCATAACAAAATTCTCTTGCTACGTGCTACAGCGAAGATGAAATGCCCCAACATTCAACATTGTCATCAAAATTGCCTAATATGTTAGGCATTAAGCGCAAAAAATGCTTAATCAACTCGTCTTAAGCAAATCAACCACCAAAAAGGACTTAAAATACCTCTTGAATTGTAGGTTGGGGATTCAaatattacaaaaattaaaaaaagggtCGAGCCCAAAACGCTTgacaataataaataaaaaaaaaactagaaacttTTGTAATAATTAAGGtaaaattgagtttttttttttaaatagaaaTGTGACGAAACGCCGTCGTGCAGCATTCGAAGTCCCGTAAGCGAAAATTGACAGGCTCGACGACGCCGTCCTCAACCTTTGCCTTGTTCTTCTCTATAAATAGTAAATCCAACATTCTTCTGAAGTAG containing:
- the LOC113726074 gene encoding triose phosphate/phosphate translocator, chloroplastic isoform X2, producing the protein MWYLLNVIFNILNKKIYNYFPYPYFVSVIHLFVGVVYCLVSWGVGLPKRAPIDSNLLKLLIPVAICHAIGHITSNVSFAAVAVSFTHTIKALEPFFNAAASQFVLGQQIPLTLWLSLAPVVLGVSMASLTELSFNWTGFISAMISNISFTYRSIYSKKAMTDMDSTNLYAYISIIALICCIPPAIILEGPTLVKTGFSDAIAKVGLTKFISDLFWVGMFYHLYNQIATNTLERVAPLTHAVGNVLKRVFVIGFTILVFGNKISTQTGIGTVIAITGVAIYSYIKAQMEEEKRKGKAA
- the LOC113726074 gene encoding triose phosphate/phosphate translocator, chloroplastic isoform X1, giving the protein MESRVLSGSTTIHGLPRLRRLTTTTTSPVAACFPTTRPTTGAVADGGNLVWGRQLRPGILFEASPATALSPVTKRETLLRPCRTAASSPAEGSDSGGEAKVGFLQKYPALVTGFFFFMWYLLNVIFNILNKKIYNYFPYPYFVSVIHLFVGVVYCLVSWGVGLPKRAPIDSNLLKLLIPVAICHAIGHITSNVSFAAVAVSFTHTIKALEPFFNAAASQFVLGQQIPLTLWLSLAPVVLGVSMASLTELSFNWTGFISAMISNISFTYRSIYSKKAMTDMDSTNLYAYISIIALICCIPPAIILEGPTLVKTGFSDAIAKVGLTKFISDLFWVGMFYHLYNQIATNTLERVAPLTHAVGNVLKRVFVIGFTILVFGNKISTQTGIGTVIAITGVAIYSYIKAQMEEEKRKGKAA